In the Bombiscardovia apis genome, CCCCTTGCGCTCACCCTCTTCCTCATGAGAGCCCAAGTGCGGCTTCAAGAAGTCAGGAATTTCATGGCTCTTGTGGTCGACCTGAGTTTCAGGATGAGTTTCGTCATAGCCCTGCATGTAGCGAGTTTCACGCCAATGACGGATAGAAGCGTTAGAGCCACGATGATGGACGTGATACTGCAGGGGTGCGCCACCAAAGCGGTCGGTATCCACTTCTTTAGCCACTGCAATCTGGTTGACGTTTGAAGGATCCATAATTGCTAGCGGCGGCACCGGTTCCACGTCAACCGGCGGAGCTGGAGCAGCAGTGCGCTGTTGCATCCGCTCAGGCAGCATGCGGGCAAACTTGGAAAGCAACGAGCAGACGATAAAGTAAATCACGGCTGCTACTACGAGCGTTTGCAAGATGTTGAAATACATCGAGCCCAAGCGTCGAGACTCCTGCAAGAGGTCGGTATACATGATGATTGAGCCCAAGGCGGTATCTTTTACCACTACCACCAGCTGAGTCACCGCAGCTGGCAGCATGGCATATACGGCCTGAGGCACCTCAATCTGCATCAAAGACTGGGTCTGAGTCAATCCCAAAGCCACTGATGCCTCGCGCTGACCACCGGGCAAGTTGCCCACACCAGAACGAATCAGCTCAGCAACCACAGAGCCATTATACAAAATCAGAGATAGCACAACAGCCCAGTAAGAAGCTTGACTCACGCCAGCGAAAGCGAACCAACGCCAGAAGAAAATCATCAGCATCAGCACGGGCACCGCTCGGCAAAACTCCACGATAACGCCCGAAATGGTTCTCAGTAATACGCTGGGTAGTAAGCGCCCCAGACCAAAGATAAAACCAAACAAGACCGAACCAATGACAGCCAGCACTGAAGCTTTGATAGTCAGCCACAAGCCAGGCAAGTAGAAGTCCGTCCAGGCTTCAGTCTCTAGAGCCGGCTTCCACAGCTCCCAAGACAGCTGGTTTTCACCGTCTGGCGGATTGTGCAGACGCACCAGTATGAGGACAACAATTAACGCAAAGACTAAGCCTGCGATCCAATTGGCAATCTTAATCTTCTTGCGACCCTTGGGGCCTGGCTGATCGAAGAGGAGAGAACTCTCATTTGCTGTAGCCATTAGGGTTCACCTCCTGACAGCGAGCTTGTTGGATAGGAATGTGGTCAAAGCGCCAATCGGCAAGACAATAATCACATATCCCATAGCGAAAATAAGGAAAATCGCGACGATAGCATTGGCATGATATTCAATCATCTCGCTCATCAGCGAAGAGCTTTCTGTCGCGACGGAAGCAGCGGCTGCCACAGTGGAGTTTTTCAACAAGGCGATAAAAGTGTTGCCCAAAGGTGCTACTGAGCCTCGGAAAGCCTGCGGCAAAATAATTTGGGTCGCAGACTGGGTAAAGCTCAACCCTAAGGCACGAGCGGCCTCAGCCTGGCCCAGAGGCACAGTATTGATGCCTGAGCGCAAGGACTCGCACACGAAGGCAGCCGTGTAGAGAGACAAGCCCACTACAGCCAGCCAGAAGAAGTTGACATCGAAGCGGTCAGAAAAACTCAGCTTCAGCTGGGCGAAGGCTCCCAAAACCATGAAAACCATGATGATAGTCAGCGGCATATTTTGGAAGAAAGACACGAAGCCCGCAGATACCGTCCTCATAGAAGAAATCGGTGAGATACGCATGATAACCAAGATGATGCCCAACACGAGCGAGAAGAGAGCAGCCCACAAGGTCAACTCGATGTTGACTAGGAAGGCACCGGGGATATTGTATTGGCTAAATAATTGCGCAATAGTATTCATCGTTTACTCTCCTTCCTCTGGTTTGGGCGGGTTGTATTTCATATCTGGCTTGAAGTGAGCGCCCTTAGTGTTTTCTTGCAGGGCCCGCTTCCAGGAGCCGTCGGCAATCATCTCTTTGATGGCAGAATTGACCTTGCGAGCCAAGGCTGTGTCTCCCTTTTTGATACCAACTCCGTAATACTCTTGTGTAAAGGGCTTACCCACCACGCTCAACCTGCCCCGGGCGGAGGAAGCCAAGCCAGCCAGAATGATGTCGTCGGTAGTAACCGCATCGACAATTCCCGAGAACAGAGCCGTAGCGCACTCAGCATAGCCGGGCTGCTCCATTAGCTGCACTTCGGAGGCGAAACGCTGCTTCACCGTAACTGCCGAAGTGGAACCAGTCACCGAGCACAAACGTTTGCCATTTAAGTCTTGGGGCCCTTGAATGCTGGTATCTCCAGCGCGCACCATCAAATCTTGCCCAGCCACAAAATAGGGACCAGCAAAAGTAATGACTTTCTGACGCTCTGGTGTGATGGAATAGGTCGCCAAAATTATATCGACATCGCCATTTTGCAGCATGGCCTCACGCTGCTTAGAGGGGGCTTCCTTCCAGATAATCTGATCCTCAGAATAGCCCAACTGCTTAGCGATGTATTTGGCTACATCAACGTCGAATCCCACATAGGTGCCGGACTTTTTGAAGCCTAAGCCTGGTTGATCAAACTTGATGCCAATGCGTATTTTGCCATCTTCTTTGTCAGAACCACAGGCCGACAGTGAGAAGACGCAGGCAACAGCGCACAGGGCAGCAAGCAGGGCCCGCCAGAACCGTTTGGTACTGGCATTCCCTCCTGTAAACAGCCTCGAACTACCGTTCATAACGTATCTTTCCAATCATCTCTCGACGTTCGTATCAGTGAGTCAAAATCTTTGATAGGAACTCTTGAGCACGCTCGCTCTTAGGGTGGTCGAAGAACTCGTCTGGCTTGCCCTCTTCGAGGATGCGACCGTCGGCCATGAAGACGATTCTGTCGGCGGCCTTGCGGGCAAAGCCCATCTCGTGGGTCACACAAATCATGGTCATACCCTCCTTAGCTAGCTCAACCATCACGTCCAAGACCTCGTTGACCATTTCGGGATCCAGTGCTGAAGTTGGCTCGTCGAAGAGCATAATCTTCGGCTTCATAGCTAGAGCGCGGGCAATGGCTACACGCTGCTGCTGACCGCCGGAAAGCTGAGAAGGCATCTTGGAAGCCTGAGATTCCACGCCGACACGAGCCAAGAGGTCCATAGCCAAGTCTTCTGCATCTTTCTTGTCCATGTGGCGCACCTTCATAGGGGCTAGAGTCACATTATCCAAGATGGTCTTGTTAGCGAACAGATTAAAGGACTGGAAAACCATGCCCACTTCTGCCCGTAAACTAGCCAAGTCCTTACCTTCTTCGGGCAAAAGCTGGCCGTCGATGCGGATAACGCCAGAATCGATAGACTCTAAGCGGTTAATCGTGCGGCACATGGTGGATTTACCAGAGCCCGAAGGCCCCACCACCACTAGCACCTCGCCCTGGCAGACGCGAAGGTTGATGTCTTTCAAAACGTGCAGCCTACCGTAATGCTTTTCTACGTGGGACAGTTCCACCAAAGGCCTGTCGCTGATCGGAGGCTTTTCGAGCCCCGATGCAGCCGACGTATCTATTCCTGTCTGTAGGTTCATTTCGCTCATACTAAAGCATTGTAGTCATAAACCTTTACTGATGGACACCACCGGGTTACTAGGAGGTTAACAAAAGAGGGGGCAGGCTAAGCCCACCCCCTCTCGTATTGAGGATTTACTCCTCTTCCTCTGGGTTATAGTCGACGCCAGTTTCTGCGCGCTGCTCGTCTGGAATTGGAGCCGGAGCGCCAGTCATCGGATCTTGGCCGCCTCCAGACTTGGGGAAGGCAATAACATCGCGAATAGAGCTGGCCCCAGTAAGAATCTGAGCCACACGATCCCAGCCGAAAGCAATACCAGCGTGAGGAGGTGCTCCAAACTTGAAGGCCTCAAGCAGGAAGCCGAACTTCTCCTGCGCCTCGTCTGGGTCGATACCTAGCACGTTTAACACGCGGTCTTGAATATCGTCGCGATGGATACGAACAGAACCACCGCCGATTTCCGAACCGTTGCACACGATGTCGTAAGAATCACTCATGGCATGCTCTGGATCCTGATCGAACTTGTCAATCCAATCAGCAGAAGGCATGGTGAAGGGGTGGTGCATGGAAGTCCACTTGGAGTGGCCCACTGCCACATCGTCATCGTCTGGGTCGTCGGTAGCCTTGAAGAGCGGGAAGTCCACCACCCAAGTCATAGCGAACTCGTCGGGCTTAAGTAGGCCTTGGCGACGGGCAATTTCTACACGCACCGCACCCAACAAAAGCTGAGAGGACTCGCGGCCACCTGCTGCAAAGAAGACAGCATCTCCGTCTTCAGCCCCAACTGCCTGCTGGAGGCCTTGACGCTCAGCATCGGAAAGGTTCTTCGCCACGGGACCCTTGAGTTCACCGTTGCCAGAGAACTGCACATAAGCCAAGCCCTTAGCGCCGCGCTGACGGGCCCATTCCTGCCAACCATCGAACT is a window encoding:
- a CDS encoding amino acid ABC transporter permease — protein: MNTIAQLFSQYNIPGAFLVNIELTLWAALFSLVLGIILVIMRISPISSMRTVSAGFVSFFQNMPLTIIMVFMVLGAFAQLKLSFSDRFDVNFFWLAVVGLSLYTAAFVCESLRSGINTVPLGQAEAARALGLSFTQSATQIILPQAFRGSVAPLGNTFIALLKNSTVAAAASVATESSSLMSEMIEYHANAIVAIFLIFAMGYVIIVLPIGALTTFLSNKLAVRR
- a CDS encoding amino acid ABC transporter permease — protein: MATANESSLLFDQPGPKGRKKIKIANWIAGLVFALIVVLILVRLHNPPDGENQLSWELWKPALETEAWTDFYLPGLWLTIKASVLAVIGSVLFGFIFGLGRLLPSVLLRTISGVIVEFCRAVPVLMLMIFFWRWFAFAGVSQASYWAVVLSLILYNGSVVAELIRSGVGNLPGGQREASVALGLTQTQSLMQIEVPQAVYAMLPAAVTQLVVVVKDTALGSIIMYTDLLQESRRLGSMYFNILQTLVVAAVIYFIVCSLLSKFARMLPERMQQRTAAPAPPVDVEPVPPLAIMDPSNVNQIAVAKEVDTDRFGGAPLQYHVHHRGSNASIRHWRETRYMQGYDETHPETQVDHKSHEIPDFLKPHLGSHEEEGERKGLHKRCPGSSSEKTNRDDKQE
- a CDS encoding amino acid ABC transporter ATP-binding protein, whose translation is MSEMNLQTGIDTSAASGLEKPPISDRPLVELSHVEKHYGRLHVLKDINLRVCQGEVLVVVGPSGSGKSTMCRTINRLESIDSGVIRIDGQLLPEEGKDLASLRAEVGMVFQSFNLFANKTILDNVTLAPMKVRHMDKKDAEDLAMDLLARVGVESQASKMPSQLSGGQQQRVAIARALAMKPKIMLFDEPTSALDPEMVNEVLDVMVELAKEGMTMICVTHEMGFARKAADRIVFMADGRILEEGKPDEFFDHPKSERAQEFLSKILTH
- a CDS encoding glutamate ABC transporter substrate-binding protein, whose protein sequence is MLAALCAVACVFSLSACGSDKEDGKIRIGIKFDQPGLGFKKSGTYVGFDVDVAKYIAKQLGYSEDQIIWKEAPSKQREAMLQNGDVDIILATYSITPERQKVITFAGPYFVAGQDLMVRAGDTSIQGPQDLNGKRLCSVTGSTSAVTVKQRFASEVQLMEQPGYAECATALFSGIVDAVTTDDIILAGLASSARGRLSVVGKPFTQEYYGVGIKKGDTALARKVNSAIKEMIADGSWKRALQENTKGAHFKPDMKYNPPKPEEGE